A region from the Desulfoglaeba alkanexedens ALDC genome encodes:
- a CDS encoding DNA polymerase Y family protein — translation MVEGLHSRLIVHLSVPDFCAAVEERRHPELRRRPFVLSQIRDRAVVQGVNAAARKEGVREGMPLGAARRLCRRLTVLPPDPGLYRERHRGLLGELERFSPLAEGPAPGSYVVDITGTRRLWGPAPDAACRMAAELVSRSGFYARVGIAASKLVSQVAAEVVPPGDLNCIFPGGESAFLSPLPVSCLPGVGSKTAEKLADLNIRRIAQLASLPAESVFGVFGRQGLRLIQLARGVDPSPVLPSLRMPRLRFACILDRDEIDSHQLESRLFRLTEEAGWNLRRWNRSPGRLTLEVHYADGVSASARCSLASVPASLDRRLFFAARSAVAKAFRRRTAVRRIVLELCDFSMPARQLSLFSWEDAALDREEKLQKALDAVRNRFGREAIAWGKGLGDPPAVQGAAGEGFSNRGAPQRNPSGASGGPAAPGNATAGR, via the coding sequence ATGGTTGAAGGGCTTCATTCCCGGCTCATCGTCCATCTGAGCGTTCCGGACTTTTGTGCCGCTGTGGAAGAACGGCGCCACCCGGAACTGCGGCGGCGCCCCTTCGTGCTTTCGCAGATTCGAGATCGGGCCGTGGTCCAGGGGGTCAACGCCGCGGCTCGAAAGGAAGGTGTCCGGGAAGGGATGCCCCTCGGGGCCGCCCGGAGGCTCTGCCGCCGCCTCACGGTGCTCCCCCCCGATCCGGGCCTTTACCGGGAGCGCCACAGGGGGCTTCTTGGAGAACTGGAGCGTTTTTCGCCGCTTGCCGAAGGACCTGCTCCTGGAAGCTACGTGGTGGACATCACGGGAACCCGTCGCCTGTGGGGGCCGGCGCCGGACGCCGCCTGCCGCATGGCGGCCGAGCTCGTTTCCAGGTCGGGTTTTTACGCGCGCGTCGGAATCGCAGCCAGCAAGCTGGTGAGCCAGGTAGCGGCTGAGGTCGTGCCTCCCGGGGATTTGAACTGCATCTTTCCCGGGGGCGAATCGGCGTTTCTTTCCCCGCTTCCCGTAAGCTGTCTTCCGGGAGTCGGTTCCAAGACGGCGGAGAAGCTCGCCGATCTCAACATCCGCCGCATCGCCCAGCTGGCCTCGCTTCCAGCGGAAAGCGTCTTCGGCGTTTTCGGGCGCCAGGGGCTTCGGCTTATCCAGTTGGCCCGAGGCGTGGATCCCTCCCCCGTGCTGCCTTCGCTTCGGATGCCTCGACTGCGGTTCGCCTGCATCCTCGACCGGGACGAAATCGACAGCCACCAGCTGGAAAGCCGTCTTTTTCGACTCACGGAAGAAGCCGGCTGGAACCTCCGCCGCTGGAATCGTTCCCCCGGAAGGCTCACCCTGGAAGTCCATTATGCCGACGGCGTTTCGGCCTCGGCCCGGTGTTCGCTCGCTTCCGTTCCGGCATCCCTGGATCGGAGGCTCTTTTTCGCGGCCCGTTCCGCCGTGGCAAAGGCCTTCCGGCGGCGGACGGCCGTCCGCCGGATCGTATTGGAGCTTTGCGATTTTTCCATGCCGGCTCGGCAGCTTTCGCTTTTTTCTTGGGAAGACGCTGCGCTGGACCGGGAAGAAAAACTTCAGAAGGCACTGGACGCTGTACGGAACCGCTTCGGCCGGGAGGCCATCGCCTGGGGCAAGGGATTGGGCGATCCACCGGCGGTCCAGGGAGCCGCGGGCGAGGGGTTTTCGAACCGGGGGGCGCCGCAGCGGAACCCGTCCGGGGCTTCGGGTGGTCCGGCGGCGCCCGGGAACGCCACCGCGGGGAGGTGA
- the ftsY gene encoding signal recognition particle-docking protein FtsY: MITWFKRKRRAEMDEACSESDGRAAGEDAVLPETAAAPGEYDPGAAKDAGVLPRGSGSRSDAFPDVVPDDGDPEKEVPVAEEGAGERGELLRRGHFFPKLRERLQKTRERLADRVDRLVLGKKHIDDELLEELEEILITSDLGVSATRFLLEQVSERVRRNELKDPARLQEELRSAVARLLQVPAPPWDPAAARPFVILVVGVNGVGKTTTIGKLAHRLKGDGFQPLLVAGDTFRAAAIEQLVLWGERIGAPVVRQKHGADPSAVAFDALEAATSRDVDVVILDTAGRMHTKVNLMEEIKKVHRVIQKKMPGAPHEILLVLDATTGQNALSQARLFKDTVGVTGLVLTKLDGTAKGGVIVPVCHELQLPVRFIGVGEKVEDLRPFDPGEFARAIV, encoded by the coding sequence ATGATCACGTGGTTCAAGCGAAAACGCCGAGCCGAAATGGACGAGGCCTGTTCGGAGTCGGACGGCCGGGCGGCCGGCGAAGACGCAGTCTTGCCGGAAACGGCTGCCGCGCCTGGAGAGTACGACCCCGGTGCAGCGAAGGATGCCGGAGTACTTCCAAGAGGTTCCGGTTCTCGATCGGACGCTTTTCCAGACGTGGTTCCGGATGACGGCGACCCTGAGAAAGAGGTTCCTGTCGCGGAAGAGGGCGCGGGCGAACGGGGGGAACTTCTAAGAAGGGGGCATTTTTTCCCGAAGCTCCGAGAGCGGCTGCAGAAGACCCGCGAGCGGCTCGCCGACCGCGTGGATCGATTGGTACTTGGGAAAAAACACATCGATGACGAGCTGCTGGAGGAACTGGAGGAGATCCTCATAACGTCGGATTTGGGGGTATCGGCGACCCGGTTCCTCCTGGAACAGGTTTCCGAGCGCGTTCGGCGCAATGAATTGAAAGACCCGGCGAGGCTGCAGGAAGAACTTCGAAGTGCCGTCGCCCGCCTGCTCCAGGTACCGGCTCCCCCTTGGGACCCGGCGGCGGCGCGTCCTTTCGTTATCTTGGTGGTCGGGGTGAACGGTGTCGGAAAGACGACCACGATCGGCAAGCTGGCGCATCGATTGAAAGGCGATGGGTTTCAGCCCTTGCTGGTGGCGGGGGATACCTTCCGCGCCGCCGCCATCGAACAGCTGGTGCTCTGGGGAGAAAGGATCGGGGCTCCTGTGGTGCGCCAGAAGCATGGTGCCGATCCCTCGGCGGTGGCCTTCGATGCGCTGGAAGCGGCAACATCCCGTGACGTCGACGTGGTGATTCTCGATACCGCCGGCCGCATGCACACCAAGGTGAACCTCATGGAAGAAATCAAGAAGGTTCACCGAGTGATCCAAAAGAAGATGCCAGGCGCTCCCCATGAAATCCTTCTTGTCCTCGACGCGACCACCGGCCAGAATGCCCTTTCGCAGGCGCGGCTCTTTAAGGACACCGTGGGCGTCACTGGTCTGGTGCTCACCAAGCTGGACGGTACGGCCAAAGGAGGGGTGATCGTTCCGGTCTGCCACGAACTGCAGCTTCCCGTCCGTTTTATCGGGGTCGGCGAAAAAGTGGAAGACCTCCGACCCTTCGACCCTGGGGAATTTGCCCGGGCCATTGTGTGA
- a CDS encoding AAA family ATPase, translating to MKIQKLTLRNWKNFTEADVEIHDRLFLVGPNASGKSNFLDAFRFLRDLASTGGGFQVAVERRGGVTALRCLAARRNSNITLGVVVRNGAEEWEYELSFNQDKQRRAAVRSERVRRGDDILLSRPTDEDEKDPARLTQTYLEQVNVNQPFRALATFFASIRYLHIVPQLVREPDRSVGRANDPFGGDFLEQVAKIPEKTRNKRLQQIQEALRVAVPQLEKIELYRDQRGTPHLRGKYQHWRPQGAWQTEEQFSDGTLRLMGLLWVALESGGPLLLEEPELSLHPEVVRFLPQMFARVQRRTKRQIFLSTHSPALLCDEGIGLDEVLLLSPTPEGTKVSVAGSHQEIRDLLEGGLTLAEAVIPLTKPERASQLTSFGEA from the coding sequence ATGAAGATTCAAAAGCTCACGCTAAGGAATTGGAAGAACTTCACCGAGGCTGACGTCGAGATCCACGATCGGCTGTTTCTGGTCGGACCGAATGCCTCGGGCAAGTCCAATTTCCTCGATGCGTTCCGTTTCCTGCGCGATCTGGCGTCTACCGGCGGCGGATTTCAGGTGGCTGTTGAGCGCCGCGGCGGGGTGACAGCGTTGCGCTGCTTGGCTGCGCGACGCAACTCGAACATCACGCTAGGCGTTGTCGTCCGCAACGGCGCAGAAGAGTGGGAATACGAGCTTTCATTCAACCAGGACAAGCAGCGCCGTGCAGCCGTGCGTTCGGAACGGGTGCGCCGGGGCGACGACATCCTCCTGAGTAGACCGACCGACGAAGATGAGAAAGACCCCGCGCGGCTTACGCAGACTTATCTGGAGCAGGTCAACGTCAATCAGCCGTTCCGCGCCCTTGCGACCTTTTTCGCCTCGATCCGGTACCTGCACATTGTACCGCAGCTCGTGCGCGAGCCGGATCGCTCCGTGGGACGCGCCAATGATCCGTTCGGGGGCGATTTTCTGGAGCAGGTGGCGAAAATTCCAGAGAAGACCAGGAATAAACGCTTGCAGCAGATTCAAGAAGCGCTGCGCGTGGCCGTGCCGCAGCTTGAGAAGATCGAGCTCTATCGGGATCAACGCGGCACCCCGCACCTGCGAGGCAAATATCAACACTGGCGGCCGCAAGGTGCCTGGCAGACCGAGGAACAGTTTTCCGACGGGACGCTGCGCCTGATGGGACTTCTTTGGGTCGCCCTCGAAAGCGGCGGGCCGCTGCTGCTGGAAGAACCGGAACTATCGCTTCATCCGGAAGTGGTGCGTTTTCTGCCGCAGATGTTCGCGCGCGTCCAGCGGCGCACCAAGCGGCAGATCTTTTTGAGCACCCATTCGCCAGCACTCCTTTGCGACGAAGGGATCGGCCTCGACGAAGTCCTGCTGCTAAGCCCCACGCCGGAGGGCACCAAGGTTTCTGTGGCCGGCAGTCACCAGGAAATCCGCGACCTCCTCGAAGGCGGTCTTACGCTTGCGGAGGCGGTGATCCCGCTCACCAAGCCCGAGCGCGCGTCGCAACTCACGTCGTTCGGGGAAGCGTAA
- a CDS encoding DNA polymerase III subunit alpha, translating into MTAAFAHLHVHSHYSLQWGVSSVRDLCRTAAEAGYSFLALTDTNGLYGALHFLEAAREEGICPIVGVDFRNGGETAVVLAKTAKGFEVLSEMVSCRHLDPRFSLCRHVSAVPDDLAVLARDPELLRALVPRADCYVEVIPGCSEREALRSAGELGVPPVASNAVYFARVEDHPLHRLVRAIGLNKTLSTLTAEEVVGPDRWLKPPRDMAARFSHCPEALRNAWRLARRCRTDWDRFEPVFPCYPCGERNSLDILVERCREGIGRRYGKSDPAVEARLSEELELIVAKGYVDYFLVVADIVKERPIHCGRGSAAASLVSYLLGITHVDPIRHGLLFGRFLNPERKDPPDIDVDFPWDEREDVQQSVRRRYGDERTARVANHVGFGARAAVRETAKVYGVAAAEIREVTRRLSYWTHPSGIEDRTRNHPRFQGFPLDPPWPEIFRLAARLESIPRHLAVHCGGVVLTPDRVSRHAPVQRSAGGVPIIQWEKDQAEKAGLVKIDLLGNRSLAVIRDALAAVARNTGKTIDYAALDPVEDPATRDLLARGDTMGIFYVESPAMRQLQRKTGRGDFEHLVIHSSIIRPAANRYINEYVRRLRGEPHAYIHPALERLLSETYGILVYQEDVIQVAMGLAGFSWAEGDRLRKVISKKSSEVLEKFRQRFFEGCGWRGVSPEVAGSVWDMFLSFAGYSFCKPHSASYALVSFKAAYLKVHHPAEFMAAVLSNGGGYYSTFAYISEARRMGLDVVGPDVNGSDWSYTGKDRTVRVGLQQIRGVRRETLERILDERGRNGPFTSLADFQRRVPCHPSDVAGLIKSGTLDSLAGGLNRPRLLWAMATGLHRRTSRSEGPPAQMRAPLRPPGASLEPAAPALPDFTLREKWIQERDALGFVLSVHPLALWDGGWPHPVVPAAKLEHFAGRRVWVKGWPITRKEVLTRDGEPMEFVSFEDESAIYETIFFPGAFRRFCRDLVMERAYRLYGEVESEFGAVHLNVQRFHVPAGVTSSPQTPRPLRAFR; encoded by the coding sequence ATGACGGCAGCTTTCGCCCATCTCCATGTTCATTCGCATTATTCGCTCCAATGGGGGGTGAGTTCCGTTCGTGACCTTTGCCGAACGGCTGCGGAAGCGGGATACTCCTTCCTGGCTCTTACGGACACCAACGGTCTTTACGGCGCGCTGCATTTCTTGGAAGCGGCCCGGGAGGAAGGGATATGCCCCATTGTGGGCGTTGATTTCCGAAACGGCGGTGAAACGGCGGTCGTTCTGGCCAAGACGGCAAAGGGCTTCGAAGTCCTTTCGGAAATGGTTTCTTGCCGCCACCTGGATCCCCGTTTTTCACTGTGCCGTCATGTTTCCGCCGTCCCGGACGACCTGGCCGTCCTGGCCCGCGATCCGGAACTGCTTCGCGCTCTGGTGCCGCGAGCCGATTGTTACGTGGAAGTGATTCCGGGGTGTTCCGAGCGGGAGGCGCTCCGGTCGGCCGGCGAACTGGGGGTGCCGCCGGTGGCCTCCAACGCCGTTTATTTCGCCCGGGTCGAAGATCACCCGCTTCACCGCCTGGTACGGGCCATCGGGCTCAACAAAACCTTGAGCACGCTGACAGCCGAAGAGGTGGTGGGTCCCGACCGGTGGCTGAAGCCGCCCCGGGACATGGCCGCCCGATTTTCACACTGCCCGGAAGCGCTGAGAAACGCCTGGCGGCTGGCCCGCCGGTGCCGAACGGACTGGGATCGGTTTGAACCCGTTTTTCCGTGTTACCCGTGCGGCGAAAGAAATTCGCTGGACATCCTTGTGGAACGGTGCCGCGAAGGCATCGGGCGCCGCTACGGAAAAAGCGATCCGGCCGTGGAGGCTCGGCTTTCGGAGGAATTGGAACTCATCGTCGCCAAGGGGTACGTGGACTATTTCCTCGTGGTGGCGGACATCGTGAAAGAGCGGCCGATCCATTGCGGACGGGGAAGTGCGGCGGCGAGCCTCGTGAGCTACCTGCTCGGGATCACACACGTGGATCCAATCCGCCACGGGCTGCTTTTCGGCCGGTTCCTCAATCCCGAACGGAAGGACCCGCCGGATATCGACGTGGATTTTCCGTGGGACGAGCGGGAAGACGTGCAGCAGAGTGTGCGGCGGCGCTACGGGGATGAGCGCACGGCGCGGGTGGCCAACCACGTGGGATTCGGCGCCCGGGCCGCCGTTCGCGAAACCGCCAAAGTCTACGGTGTTGCGGCTGCGGAAATCCGGGAAGTCACCCGGCGGTTGAGTTATTGGACCCACCCGTCGGGGATCGAAGATCGAACCCGGAACCATCCCCGGTTTCAGGGATTTCCGTTGGACCCGCCCTGGCCCGAAATCTTTCGGCTGGCGGCTCGGCTGGAATCCATCCCGCGGCACCTGGCCGTTCATTGCGGCGGCGTGGTGCTCACCCCCGACCGGGTGTCGCGCCACGCTCCGGTGCAGCGGAGCGCCGGGGGCGTCCCGATCATTCAATGGGAAAAGGACCAGGCGGAAAAAGCCGGCCTGGTTAAGATCGACCTGCTGGGCAATCGGTCGCTTGCGGTCATCCGGGATGCCCTGGCCGCCGTAGCTCGAAACACTGGAAAGACGATCGATTACGCGGCCTTGGATCCCGTGGAAGACCCGGCGACCCGCGATCTTCTGGCGCGGGGCGACACCATGGGCATCTTCTACGTGGAATCCCCGGCCATGCGGCAGCTGCAGCGGAAAACCGGTCGAGGCGACTTCGAACACCTGGTGATCCATTCGTCCATTATCCGGCCGGCTGCAAACCGCTACATCAACGAGTACGTACGCCGCCTTCGCGGCGAACCTCATGCCTACATCCACCCGGCGCTGGAACGGCTTCTTTCCGAGACCTACGGCATCCTGGTCTACCAGGAAGATGTGATCCAGGTGGCCATGGGACTCGCCGGCTTCAGCTGGGCGGAAGGCGACCGGCTGCGGAAGGTGATCAGCAAGAAGAGTTCGGAGGTCCTGGAAAAGTTCCGGCAACGGTTTTTTGAGGGTTGCGGCTGGCGAGGGGTTTCCCCGGAAGTCGCCGGAAGCGTCTGGGACATGTTTCTCTCGTTTGCCGGTTATTCCTTCTGTAAACCGCATTCGGCATCCTACGCGCTGGTGAGCTTCAAGGCGGCCTATCTCAAGGTGCATCATCCGGCGGAGTTCATGGCGGCGGTTTTGAGCAACGGCGGCGGCTACTACAGTACCTTCGCCTATATCTCCGAAGCACGGCGCATGGGCCTTGACGTTGTGGGGCCGGACGTGAACGGGAGCGACTGGAGTTACACGGGAAAAGATCGGACCGTCCGGGTGGGGCTGCAGCAGATCCGGGGCGTACGGCGGGAAACCCTGGAAAGGATCCTCGATGAGCGGGGGCGGAACGGCCCCTTCACGTCGCTTGCCGATTTTCAACGGCGCGTTCCCTGTCACCCATCGGACGTTGCCGGGCTGATCAAAAGCGGCACGCTCGATTCCCTGGCGGGAGGACTCAACCGGCCCCGGCTGCTGTGGGCGATGGCCACGGGGCTCCATCGACGGACTTCCCGTTCCGAGGGTCCTCCCGCCCAGATGCGGGCGCCTCTCCGCCCGCCCGGCGCTTCTCTCGAACCAGCCGCCCCTGCGCTTCCCGACTTCACCCTTCGGGAAAAATGGATCCAGGAACGGGACGCGCTGGGTTTCGTCCTTTCAGTCCATCCTCTGGCACTCTGGGATGGCGGTTGGCCGCACCCGGTGGTTCCCGCCGCGAAATTGGAGCATTTCGCGGGCCGGCGGGTCTGGGTGAAGGGGTGGCCCATTACGAGAAAAGAAGTTCTGACCCGGGACGGGGAGCCCATGGAGTTCGTTTCGTTCGAAGACGAGTCGGCCATTTACGAAACGATTTTCTTTCCCGGAGCCTTCCGGCGCTTCTGCCGGGATCTGGTCATGGAACGGGCCTACCGGCTTTACGGAGAAGTCGAAAGCGAGTTCGGAGCGGTCCACCTGAATGTTCAGCGGTTCCATGTTCCAGCCGGAGTTACGTCTTCACCTCAAACACCACGGCCCCTACGGGCGTTTCGTTGA
- a CDS encoding helicase-related protein: MSNMLLHEGQILTGPLFNEPMRVETVRANGPDTWVAGLVGTQSERFRKVTLTTRDLKSLTIQEARPTYHGDGRLLRLGLQAYSLGIAYEFDPYFGLSISRVDPLPHQLEAVYDYLLKLARVRFLLADDAGAGKTIMAGILIRELELRGLAERILIVCPANLSFQWQRELKEKFDEKFLVLKGSNIRDQFGVNQWLEQKRVITSLDLAKRSDILPGLRQVHWDLVIVDEAHRMSAADETHKSLRYKLGELLRDTSDHMLLLTATPHKGDPENFSLFLRLLDADAYADVRSIRKAMDRRRAPFYLRRTKEAMVYFPQPQPDGTWAAQKIFTKRIAHTVEFQIDGAEFDLYRDITRFVKQQSTKAASQGDDPRARAVGFLMSLYQRRLASSTYAIRHSLENRAKRLEDDLKRAQDLARVAPPELPDPDELDEMEESKRERLEELLEAVTLAGNAQQVQEEIQALRALAGQAHAVEDSGAEAKLSKLKELLQQEGFFDNQEKQLLIFTEFKDTLDYLVDRLKSWGFRVGFIHGGMKPGSRDDPGTRLYAEQQFREGAIQVLVATEAAGEGINLQVCNILFNYDIPWNPNRLEQRMGRIHRYGQRKDCLIFNFVATNTIEGRVLKRLLEKLQEIRDALDDDAVFNVVGEVLPASQVERILRDYYAGRLGDADLEERLLRNVDEGHFRNICQNALEGLASKKLNLEMLIERRARARERRVVPETIARFIREAAEYVPLTLKTFPHLPHTFDPGRTPPVLRRYESDPTWKLSALAAKYPRCSTDRETAEKHSLEWVTPGHPLFEAIRRHTYAQALDVFGKGATFYSLQHDAPARIDFYRARVVDGLGQVIHERLFAVEISADVKPRLCEPNILGNFTPAGAPDESPTVATLPEATAWLNEQALTPFLEETRKDRLAEVERISAHIELSLTELLQRADDEIGRAHEAVDRGEQGAEGRLTQAEARHDELRERRERRRREIDQQRALSLQGVERIASVLVLPHPEREAPEVQRLQPNPETEATAMRVVLDYERAQGRQVYDVHEKNLGYDVTSLDLDSGELRLIEVKGLVGATGTILLTPNERRVAEDRRDCYWLYVVTSCATQPELQEPIKDPARFDWHEVTKVAHYYLSVDALTKPMEVREDLLPYGEKQ; encoded by the coding sequence ATGAGTAACATGCTCCTCCACGAAGGCCAGATTCTTACCGGCCCGCTCTTCAATGAGCCGATGCGGGTGGAGACCGTGCGGGCGAACGGCCCGGACACATGGGTGGCGGGCTTGGTCGGGACGCAGTCGGAGCGGTTCCGAAAGGTCACCCTCACGACGCGTGACCTCAAGAGCCTCACGATTCAGGAGGCGCGGCCCACCTACCATGGCGACGGCCGGCTGTTGCGCCTCGGCTTGCAAGCCTATTCCCTTGGCATTGCCTACGAGTTCGATCCGTATTTTGGCCTTTCGATTTCTCGTGTGGACCCGTTGCCGCACCAGCTCGAGGCAGTCTACGACTATCTGCTCAAGCTCGCGCGGGTTCGGTTTCTGCTCGCGGATGACGCCGGGGCCGGGAAGACGATCATGGCCGGGATCCTCATCCGCGAACTCGAACTGCGCGGTCTCGCCGAGCGCATCTTGATCGTCTGCCCCGCCAACCTCTCGTTCCAATGGCAGCGTGAACTGAAGGAAAAGTTCGACGAGAAGTTCCTCGTTCTCAAGGGCAGCAACATCCGGGACCAGTTCGGCGTCAACCAGTGGCTGGAGCAGAAGCGTGTCATCACCTCGCTCGACCTCGCCAAACGGTCGGACATCCTGCCGGGGCTTCGGCAGGTCCACTGGGACCTGGTGATCGTCGACGAGGCGCACCGCATGTCGGCCGCCGACGAAACCCACAAGAGCCTGCGCTACAAGCTGGGCGAGCTCTTGCGGGACACGTCGGACCACATGCTCCTGCTCACGGCCACCCCACACAAGGGCGATCCGGAGAATTTCAGCCTCTTCCTTCGGCTCCTCGACGCGGATGCCTATGCGGACGTCCGGTCCATCCGCAAGGCGATGGACCGTCGCCGTGCGCCCTTCTATTTGCGCCGCACGAAGGAAGCGATGGTCTACTTCCCGCAGCCGCAACCGGATGGAACGTGGGCGGCACAGAAAATCTTCACGAAGCGCATCGCACACACGGTGGAGTTCCAGATCGACGGGGCGGAGTTCGACCTCTACCGCGACATCACGCGCTTTGTGAAGCAGCAGAGCACCAAAGCTGCATCGCAGGGTGACGACCCGCGCGCCCGCGCCGTGGGCTTTTTGATGTCCCTCTACCAGCGGAGACTTGCCTCTAGCACCTACGCCATACGGCACTCACTCGAAAACCGGGCCAAGCGGCTGGAAGATGACTTGAAGCGTGCTCAGGACCTTGCACGGGTGGCTCCTCCGGAGCTTCCCGACCCGGATGAGTTGGACGAAATGGAGGAAAGCAAGCGCGAGCGCCTCGAGGAGCTGCTTGAGGCCGTCACGCTTGCGGGCAACGCCCAACAGGTCCAGGAGGAGATTCAGGCACTCAGGGCGCTGGCCGGCCAGGCCCATGCGGTGGAGGATTCCGGTGCTGAGGCCAAGCTATCGAAGCTGAAGGAGCTCCTCCAGCAGGAAGGTTTCTTCGACAACCAGGAGAAACAGCTCCTCATCTTCACGGAGTTCAAGGACACGCTGGACTACCTCGTGGATCGCCTCAAATCGTGGGGCTTCCGCGTAGGCTTCATCCACGGGGGCATGAAACCGGGATCGCGCGACGATCCCGGCACCCGGCTCTATGCGGAACAGCAGTTCCGCGAAGGGGCCATTCAGGTCCTCGTAGCGACCGAGGCAGCCGGCGAGGGCATCAACCTTCAGGTCTGCAACATCCTCTTCAACTACGACATCCCGTGGAACCCGAACCGCCTTGAACAGCGCATGGGCCGCATCCACCGCTACGGTCAGCGCAAGGACTGCCTGATCTTCAACTTCGTGGCTACGAACACCATTGAGGGCCGGGTGCTCAAGCGGCTCTTGGAAAAGCTCCAGGAGATCCGGGACGCGCTCGATGACGACGCGGTCTTCAACGTGGTCGGTGAGGTTCTCCCAGCATCCCAGGTGGAACGTATCCTGCGCGACTACTACGCCGGACGTCTCGGCGACGCAGACCTTGAGGAACGGCTCTTGCGGAACGTGGACGAGGGCCACTTTCGCAACATCTGCCAGAACGCCCTCGAAGGTTTGGCCTCGAAGAAGCTCAACCTGGAGATGCTCATCGAGCGCCGTGCGCGGGCCCGGGAACGGCGCGTCGTGCCCGAGACCATCGCGCGGTTCATCCGGGAGGCGGCCGAGTACGTTCCGCTCACCCTCAAGACCTTTCCGCATCTTCCCCACACCTTCGATCCGGGCAGGACCCCGCCGGTGCTGCGCCGCTACGAGAGCGACCCGACCTGGAAGCTGTCGGCGCTGGCGGCCAAGTACCCCCGCTGTTCCACAGACCGGGAGACGGCCGAGAAACACAGCCTGGAATGGGTCACGCCCGGCCACCCTCTCTTCGAGGCGATCCGGAGGCACACTTACGCGCAGGCGCTCGACGTGTTCGGGAAAGGGGCGACCTTCTACTCCCTCCAGCATGATGCGCCCGCGCGAATCGACTTCTACCGCGCACGTGTCGTCGACGGCCTCGGCCAGGTGATCCACGAGCGGCTCTTTGCGGTCGAGATCTCGGCCGACGTGAAACCGCGCCTGTGCGAACCCAACATCCTCGGGAACTTCACGCCCGCGGGCGCTCCCGATGAATCCCCGACGGTCGCTACACTTCCCGAAGCAACGGCCTGGCTCAACGAACAGGCGCTCACGCCGTTCCTAGAAGAGACGCGCAAGGATCGCCTGGCCGAGGTCGAACGGATCTCGGCGCACATCGAACTGTCGCTGACGGAGCTCCTACAGCGGGCCGACGACGAAATCGGCCGGGCGCACGAGGCCGTGGACCGCGGTGAGCAGGGTGCCGAAGGCCGTCTCACTCAGGCGGAGGCACGGCATGACGAATTGCGCGAACGGCGCGAGCGGCGGCGCCGGGAGATCGATCAGCAGCGGGCGCTTTCCCTCCAGGGGGTGGAGCGCATCGCAAGCGTTCTCGTCCTGCCCCATCCCGAGCGGGAGGCCCCCGAGGTCCAGCGCCTCCAGCCCAACCCGGAGACTGAGGCTACCGCCATGCGGGTGGTGCTGGATTACGAGCGTGCCCAGGGCCGGCAGGTCTACGACGTCCACGAGAAAAACTTGGGCTACGACGTCACCAGCCTGGACCTCGACTCCGGGGAGCTACGCCTCATCGAGGTCAAAGGCCTGGTCGGTGCTACAGGCACCATCCTCCTCACCCCCAACGAACGCCGCGTGGCCGAGGACCGGCGCGACTGCTACTGGCTTTACGTCGTCACCAGCTGCGCTACCCAGCCCGAACTCCAGGAACCGATCAAGGACCCCGCCCGCTTCGACTGGCACGAGGTCACCAAGGTGGCTCACTATTACCTGTCGGTGGATGCGCTGACCAAGCCGATGGAGGTGCGCGAAGACCTGCTGCCATACGGAGAAAAACAATGA
- the lexA gene encoding transcriptional repressor LexA has protein sequence MGLTPAQERVYRFIRNYVECHGCAPSYEEIRTHLGFKSPNAVTKHIRQLESRGYVRLPGRYRKRALELVPLQAGAETASIPFLGVVAAGTPIEAVEIPESIDVPESFLGKGDNFALRVRGDSMIEEGIREGDILIIARRPHAENGQTVVALVQGNATVKKFYRNENEVELRPANRRMNSLRVPADQVEIVGTVIGLLRDYRRPPL, from the coding sequence ATGGGACTGACTCCGGCTCAGGAAAGAGTCTACCGGTTCATTCGAAACTACGTGGAGTGCCACGGCTGCGCACCGTCTTACGAGGAGATCCGGACACACCTCGGCTTCAAGTCTCCGAACGCCGTGACCAAGCACATCCGGCAGTTGGAATCGCGGGGCTATGTGCGCCTGCCCGGCCGTTACCGGAAGCGCGCGCTTGAACTTGTCCCCTTGCAGGCGGGCGCGGAAACCGCCTCCATTCCCTTTCTGGGAGTGGTGGCGGCCGGAACACCCATCGAAGCCGTGGAAATTCCCGAATCCATCGACGTTCCGGAAAGCTTCCTCGGTAAGGGCGACAATTTCGCCCTTCGGGTTCGAGGCGATTCCATGATCGAAGAGGGCATCCGGGAAGGGGATATCCTCATCATCGCCCGCCGGCCTCACGCGGAAAACGGACAAACGGTGGTCGCCCTGGTCCAAGGCAATGCGACCGTGAAAAAATTCTACCGGAACGAAAACGAAGTGGAACTCCGGCCTGCGAACCGCCGGATGAATTCCTTGAGGGTTCCCGCCGACCAGGTGGAAATCGTCGGCACGGTGATCGGGCTTTTACGGGACTACCGGCGTCCGCCTTTGTAG